atctttgcagaattattgcaattcagccacattggagggttttgaAGAATGatctgcctttttaaggtcatgccacagcatctcagcaggattcaggtcaggactttgactaggccactccaaaatggtccaggtcctatttaagtgatttcttgattgagaacaggtgtggcagtaatcaggcctgggtgtggctagagaaattgaactcaggtgtgataaaccacagttaagttatgctTTAACatggggggcaatcactttttcacacagggccatttaggtgtggattttgttttcccttaataataacagctGCACAGCCATCCTGCCGTCATCATGAAGTGTTATCGGGGACGTTCAAAGGTCTTATCATAAACAGCCAATGATCTTTCTGCCTTCGAGCCAATCAGTCCTCAGAGGCTGTTCTTTAAGTACCACCTCCACCTGAAAGGTTCCATCTTGCTGCTGGTGTGTTAATCCGCATATTAAAATAGTGCCCCACAAAtgcctcctgtttgagtaacttttgctgttttaggaaaatattgagctttaaaaaaatgaaagtgtatATTTgtaacccatttttaaagatttagatCTTCCATCTTCAGCTGGAAAGAAGCTGCTAGGCTTTGGGTGCGGACTGTTTTCGTGGTGTGCGGCCCCCCCATTGTTCGActcatctctgctgcatcaGTCAGGATGacagtatataaatatgaaCTCACTGTGCTGCAGCGCGTAGACCAGCTGTCCCCGTCTCGGGGTCTGGTCCTTCAGTTctgcaggaggaaggactgCTTCCTCGGTCCCTTGGGGAAAGGGAAGTGCAGCCTCTGTAGGCCTGTTCAATGCGGAGTCATTAAAGGAACTCTGTCTTATTTCCACCGGAGCTTTCGCTGCGCTCCCGGATCAGACGAGGTGTCTACGAATAATAAAGCGGTTCTTTGTGACCTTCAGacttcaaacaaacacatcacagaTTCTGTGAAGAGATCGTTCATGTGAGCAGCGTCCAGGgtcaaacagacaaacacacttctTTTGACAGCTAACAGGAGTTTCTGACTGGAATAAAATCTCCAAATAATGAGCGGCCCGAGAGGACAAAATTATAATTCAGCTTTTTACTCTGAAACACCAAATCATCAAGTAGAGACGCACCCAGTTCACTGAAACCATCCAgacaaactgccaaacaaagaaaTCTAGTGAAGGTTTTGGTCAAAGCCTTTACTGAAGTCAAGAACAAATAACAACgtagacatttatttttctcttttgtcattttattgaaaaaatgaaattatgacaaatactgaatatttaTTGTATAATATATTGCACATGGAAACAAGCATTAAATGTCAAACCAAAGCATTTTAAACCCCAGAAACActcacaaacaaatgtttttcagaaaaGTTTTACACTTCCCTTTCCCCAAGGGACCGAGGAagcagtccttcctcctgtagAACTGAAGGACCAGACCGCGAGACGGGGACAGCTGGTCTACGCGCTGCAACAAAGTGAGGTGATATTTATACTGTCATCCCCAGCTCCTCACAAAGACTGCAGTAACTTTGTTCCTTTGttaaagtgaaagtgaaggTGAAGCAGCATTTGGGCGTCAGAGGTAAAAGcgagtaaagcacctgagttgCTTCATCTTATGAGCCTTATTTGTGTTAACAAGcatttaagatttttaaaaagtaaatattaattttctAAAGAATTTTATTggaatacaaataaataaatgaaaactatttgTGTTTGTGGACACAGCAGTAAGATGGCCGAACTTCTGTTCTCATCagctgagaaacagaaaatgcatttcatctttttctctcatgtGTGAAGGTTAAACTAATTCATTTCCCATCAGTCAGCTGTGTGATTCTGTTTTGTTCCAAACTTTAATAATAAGCATGTAGGCTGTGTTTCAGTCGAGGCTGGTTGTTGAGACAGATTGACCtttccagagagagagagcagctgagGGAAGGTGCTTTACTCGCTTttacactttcactttcacttttaaaagttactgCAGTCCTTCAGGTCACGTgaatctttgtttgtttggtctCTTTACAGCAGCTCCGCCCCGACATCTTTCATTAAAAGGAGCCAGCACGTTCGCTTcctttttctctgcagcagctgacAGGATAACTGTATAAATATCAGCTCACTTGTTGCAGCGCGTAGACCAGCTGTCTGACTAACTACCTCTTCATCACGGGAAACCTTTAGTGTTGTGCAGAGAAGCAGTCCGTCTGTTGATGATAATGAAGTTCAGACATAAAGCTGCTCGCTCGCCTTCAAACACGTAAGTAACTAAAACTTCTGTatgatttactgtttgtgttgttttgtgttcagctgAGCTGCATTTACTGTTTGTTCACACGTGACTGACGCACATATTAATTTGAAATCGACGCAGATTGAAAATCGATTCAAACCGGCCCAAAGTTTTTATGTTCGGTTCTTTATTGAGCTACTTGGATCTGGACctggaaaacctgctccaggattgaaactgcagagttcagaagttgtgtgtgtctcctcacaagaatctaaatgtgtatctggaaTATTTGGATGAATTTATTCAGCTTCTCTGGGCCATAAAAATGTCCCCAACCACAGGACATTTAGCAGCATGATCGTCTGTCAGTAAGTCTCAGAAAATCATCtttacaatgaaacataaaGAAACTTTCTGTTAGAGGAAAGCCGAGCATTTCCATCCTGCGGCCGCTGCAGCATCCGCTggtttgtgtctgctgctgttaataAGGGGACCACACCGAGTGTTTCTATGGTGACTGAATTAAATTCAGGTTTGTTTGCAGTTACATTCTCGTTCCTTTACATTCAGAGCTGCTTATATTCCAGATTTACCGATGCAGCATGTTTatctgagctgcagagatcgCAATGTGTTTATGTCCTGGACCAAATTCACAAAGCCGAGTAAGAGTTAACTTCTGGAATAAAGGAGCCTGTCAGTgctacatttaataataatgtttcgAATATTCACCGTTTCACTTTGCTGGCTGCTGTGATGCTTGCACCAGCCCTGTCCATATCAAGGCTCTTTGCATGAGTATCCGACACAGGGGAGGgggcagtggactcagaggagcttgagggccggcagcagctgagttagagggggatgagcaggagccggtgtgtcgagtctgttaaagaacagattcagttcgttggccctgtccaagctgccttcagctcctctgctgccagtcagtctgaagccagtgatgctctttatgccgctccagacctccctgaCCTGCGATTGTAGAAATTCACCATGCAGTTTGAATTTGCAGGCTGCTGCGAAACTTGACAAAGTCTCGGGGCAAGTTGAAGTGTCCAGCCCTGTCCATATCACGTGACCGTTCGCCTTCATGAGTTAGGAGCTCAGGAAGTATGAAACTAAATGGCAAGTCTGAAATTATATCAGACAAAACTTGATCAAATAAATCAGTATTTTGTAATATACATGCATCATTCTTCCTTCCAAATAAACAGAGACCCCCAGtactttaaacatttcttcTATTGGGGGGAAATGCTCCCCCAGCAAGAAACCCTGCACATAACTGCAGCAGGGACTGCAGAAGCCAGGATGGGAGTTCTTCGAGTAGATTCCCTGCAGCCGCActcgtcttcctcctcgtctGGCCCCATCAGAGGACCCCCCATACTTCTGGCCACTTAGTGGATTTATTCCAGCCTGTGTGAAGCTGAatgctctttgttttcatttggatgGTGGAGAGTTGAAGCACTGGCGCCATcttgtgacagaaacacatgactgcagcttagcattagcagctaccagtcaggaagtgctctggtcagctgtgtgtaatgagcaggagaataaatacaaaggagtgttgtaatgactgcagacagactgtagatgtttcctctcagacatgtgacgactgaactttgacctcgtgtgtttctgactcttcacctctgtctcctctcacagggagaagatgacctgcagcatcctgctgctcatcaccctgacctcctgcgTCTGTGGTTCGTTTCCACCTGCAGGTTATTatccagaaagagaagagactaaatactctttcagccttcagacctccatctttaaatctgtcagtgaaaacatctgcaggactCTTTATAGAAAGTACACGGTCCTTATTAACATCAGGAAGATCCTTTATCTTCAAGTTTTGCTtgagttgtatttattgttggtatcaTGCAGCTTTTTTACTGAAGTATCTCTGaactttttgttttccagcctcccagctttgatatgaatacatcaacatctctagatggagtttaaaggctcacatgttaaagttgtccctttgtctggtcctcactttccctctctgtctcctcagcaggaacatttgtagtgaatgtgacacagagcTCCTATCAGGCAGAGGAGAACGAGAACATCACACTGGAATGGACGTTCACAACCAAACCTGACAGTTCAAACTCCCTTTATATCTACTGTGAACTGACTACTGATCGCAAGGCCTCAGTCCTGTATCATCTACATGAAGGTGTTGAGGTCCCAGAGTCTCAGGATGGACAGTTTGCGGGACGAGTCCAGTGTGACAGAGACGTCCTCAGAGAAGGACGACTCAGACTTCATGTGTCCAGACTCAGGACTGAGGACTCGGGCCTGTACCTGTGTGAAGTGAGCACAAATGATGGTAGCAGCATTGATAAAAGCAGACTCAATGTCACTGGTAAGTTGATTCAGTAGAACTTTCTCTTCAGTTCAGCAGCTTTTTTGAATAAATAAGaacctgagaggaaaagtattttGGACTACCACAATCTTTACACTTCCTTCTCGCAGTATCTGGGAAATATGTTACATCTTCAtctgttcagaatcagaatcagaaatactttattgatccccgtagggaaactctttgttacagcagctcgtctttacgtcagtgcacacaggagaaagcactagcaaaaaaatataaaaaatatgttgtgaatattttcttttcttttatattgaaatgttttttcttcacatgaATGGCAGATGTGTTTGGTCTCTTTACAGCAGCGAGGGATCGGCCCGAACctgagagaccaaacacagaaagtCGGGGAATGATCGGCCTCTACTCTGCACTGGGACTGATAGCAGCAGCTGTGCTGggtgtttgttactgtttattCAGCCACTcttagtgtatatatatatatacatatatacacacgtatatatatatatatatatatatatatatatatatatatatatatatacatatatatatatatatatacacatatatatatatatatacacatatatatatatatatacacatatatatatatatatacacatatatatatatatatatatatatattattatatataggggtgcacggtggcagagcggctaaagctcctgcctcccaataaaattcgtgggttcgattcccggaccagaccaacatcacgcaatctctctgggtggagtctgcatgtcctccccgtgttaccgtgggttctctccgggttctccggcttcctcccaccgtccaaagacatgcatgtgtaggttaattgataactctaaattgcccgtattgaatgaatgtgagagtgaatggttgtctgtgtctgtgttagccctgcgacgagttggccactgtccagggtgtaccctgcctaaggcccaaagtcactgggataggctccagtcacccgcgacccctaacgggaccaagcggtagaaaatggatggatattatatattatattatattatatatatatattatatatatatatatatatataaggagatcgtgggttcgtatATAcactgcctaaggcccaaagtgaaagcccagtgactttgggccttaggcagggtataTATATGCTTGCCTTCCTAAGAGCCTTTTGCATATAGAGTTTATTGAATCTTTTGGAGTCATATTTGGattggaataaataaaatgttttatttgtatgaatCCTGAACAATTGTCACTGGTTATTAAGGTAATTTGAATTGACTTTTAAAGCATTATATTCTTGTCTGTCCCCTTTAAATTTCCTTCAtagtttatatacattttgaaacaCTGATGTGCTTGTTccaacattttaaagctgctgatgcagtgaaatactgtatgttgaaaagatgccatgtttttatggctgtgCTACATCAAATGGAAATCTTCTGTCTCGTGCACCATTTTATAAGATTTTAGTTTAGAAGACAGAGAATGATGAGAAGGTAATGAGATGTGACGACACTCAGTTAGTGTTCTCAGTCCACTGGGAGATTTCTGAATGTAGAAGACCTGAGTGTATTATgaagctgattttattttatttcacttggaCCAGTATAAACTCCACCAGGTGGCCAGACAGCATGCTGGACAGAGCAGACCGGCTGCAGATAAATCTTACAACTGACTGACCCAAAAGAGTGTCGACGCAGTTTTCAGGAacctgagaaaaacaaagcctCAGTGAAGTGAGATGTAAAGGGGGTATTAAACAAGCAAATATGGAagtgtttaaagaaaatgtgaagtgggagtgtttctttactgcagtTATGGGTAAGTCACCAGCCATAATGATTCACCACAACATTTAACAGCATTTATGTGGTGGTCAGTGTAAATGACCACCGCTAAAATCTCTCTCCTAGattcattttataataataataataataataataataataaagaggtttatttgtgtagcacttttaaaacaaaagggCTGTGCAGAAAGCAGAAACAGATCACAGAAAAATGGCTGCGATCAACTGTAGTATGCGCACCAAGAATGATAAAGCGTCTGAAAggataaaagaggaaaaatagaagaacaggacaaaacaaaacaggttaaAATGACAGATCAGCCATTGTGACACAGTAAGGTGTTACACAGTGTACaagagctgcagctgcaaatGAAAACTGGATATTTTGAGCAGAATAAAAACTCCAGATGAACATATGTTACCTGGCTAAATGTCTGGAAGAGAAGGCAAACTTCTAAGccactggaaaaacactttgtaGGCATTATGACGTTTTACTGTCACTCAGCACTGAATCTCACGGTCCAAAGcgttaaataaagcaaaatgacagcagtgaaatgtattttttatttagttctctttcattcttttttttttttcttacaaaatatctattcattaaaaaattgtaagtataaacaaatactgcaaatgaaaacacacgGGCCTAAAGCATTTCAGCTTCTAGTATTATACAGAGACattctgatttaaaatgtatatgttttacAGAATTTAAAgaatcactgaaaacaaacttgCTCACCCATGTTTTATAATgtagaaaacatatttacagtaactCTTACTCTCTAGTTGTGcagttaaaactttattttgtcaGGGTCGcactacagaaacacagaagacaGATTTTTAATAGCTTGctagcaacattttttttgtagtttgagaAACAGTGCTTAAGGCTGATGAAGGAGCACCATCAAAAGACACGGgctcttcatttattttaaagacacCACTGCGATAACACAAAGGCTTGCTACTGCTAAAGGCTACAGCGAAAAACACTGAGTTGTCCGGCTGGCTAGTTGGCTAGCTAACGGTTATTTCAGGTTAACTGAGCTGACTGCTGTTGTTGACTGTGTTTTGGGGAAGACACCACAGTTGAACCACAACAAAATGCTTCAGCTAACTTTACGTTTACAGCTTGTCGGTTGAGATTTACACACTGTCCACTGAAAAATAATCCCGGCTAGTTGCGAGCAgactggaaataaaaggcaaaaatctttgcagatttttttataGACACAGTCGCTGCCTCCATGTTGATCCTGGGGTCATCGGTGAAGGTGctaagaagaagaggaggagaaggagaaaggagagaaggggaggaCAGAAGAAGTTGCTTCAGGAGAGGTGAGGAACTGATCGCACCACGCCGGGTCGTCGAGGTTTATTTCAACGAAAGGGTCACTGGAGCAAACCGCTAAGCAAAGGAGACACAAGGACACAAGTATAAGTAGGAGATCTTACATTTAGCTATATTTTCCCAAATATGTTTCCTTTCTTACTTAGGCCTACTTACTTATGACTTAAGGACTtctttagcctagcttagcaccaGGGAGAAAaaagctagcctagctccatcaaaggTGACCTCTAACAACTCCAAAGGTGTGTTTTActtgcagaaataaaaaataaaaaatgaaaccagtggtggaagtaaaaatcaaaaaagtgcattcaaaatcttaacttaagtagaaaaaatacagtaaatagtaTTGGCATCAAAACATACTTTAAGTATGAGTACTGAGTAATTTATTAGTTGACTAACAATGCTGTCAAATAGGcctaaatgtagtggagtaaaaagtacaatattataagtataaagtggcataaaatggcaaaaactcaagtaaagtgcaagtacctcaaaattgaattgaaacttgagtaaatgtatttaattacattccaccactgaatgaAACACGAACAAGTACCCTTTCTTGTATCATATCAGAGGTCCTGTCCTCACCAACTATAGTAGTTGCCAGGTTTTCGCATTTTTCTGACAAAAAACACGGTGATTTTGGGATGTATTGAGACTGTCGCGCAAGATAACGAAACACAAAATGTGAATAAGACAATTTTTTGGAGTTGATTTAAGTCActtagttttttttctgcttttagcGGCGGTGAGCAATTTTCCTCTGATTCCAGtccttgtgctaagctaggttaaACTCTCTGGA
This sequence is a window from Siniperca chuatsi isolate FFG_IHB_CAS linkage group LG22, ASM2008510v1, whole genome shotgun sequence. Protein-coding genes within it:
- the LOC122870303 gene encoding uncharacterized protein LOC122870303 isoform X2 gives rise to the protein MIMKFRHKAARSPSNTEKMTCSILLLITLTSCVCGSFPPAAGTFVVNVTQSSYQAEENENITLEWTFTTKPDSSNSLYIYCELTTDRKASVLYHLHEGVEVPESQDGQFAGRVQCDRDVLREGRLRLHVSRLRTEDSGLYLCEVSTNDGSSIDKSRLNVTARDRPEPERPNTESRGMIGLYSALGLIAAAVLGVCYCLFSHS
- the LOC122870303 gene encoding uncharacterized protein LOC122870303 isoform X3; translation: MIMKFRHKAARSPSNTEKMTCSILLLITLTSCVCGSFPPAGTFVVNVTQSSYQAEENENITLEWTFTTKPDSSNSLYIYCELTTDRKASVLYHLHEGVEVPESQDGQFAGRVQCDRDVLREGRLRLHVSRLRTEDSGLYLCEVSTNDGSSIDKSRLNVTAARDRPEPERPNTESRGMIGLYSALGLIAAAVLGVCYCLFSHS
- the LOC122870303 gene encoding uncharacterized protein LOC122870303 isoform X1, with the protein product MIMKFRHKAARSPSNTEKMTCSILLLITLTSCVCGSFPPAAGTFVVNVTQSSYQAEENENITLEWTFTTKPDSSNSLYIYCELTTDRKASVLYHLHEGVEVPESQDGQFAGRVQCDRDVLREGRLRLHVSRLRTEDSGLYLCEVSTNDGSSIDKSRLNVTAARDRPEPERPNTESRGMIGLYSALGLIAAAVLGVCYCLFSHS
- the LOC122870303 gene encoding uncharacterized protein LOC122870303 isoform X4, encoding MIVCQEKMTCSILLLITLTSCVCGSFPPAAGTFVVNVTQSSYQAEENENITLEWTFTTKPDSSNSLYIYCELTTDRKASVLYHLHEGVEVPESQDGQFAGRVQCDRDVLREGRLRLHVSRLRTEDSGLYLCEVSTNDGSSIDKSRLNVTAARDRPEPERPNTESRGMIGLYSALGLIAAAVLGVCYCLFSHS
- the LOC122870303 gene encoding uncharacterized protein LOC122870303 isoform X5; translation: MIVCQEKMTCSILLLITLTSCVCGSFPPAGTFVVNVTQSSYQAEENENITLEWTFTTKPDSSNSLYIYCELTTDRKASVLYHLHEGVEVPESQDGQFAGRVQCDRDVLREGRLRLHVSRLRTEDSGLYLCEVSTNDGSSIDKSRLNVTAARDRPEPERPNTESRGMIGLYSALGLIAAAVLGVCYCLFSHS
- the LOC122870303 gene encoding uncharacterized protein LOC122870303 isoform X7, with protein sequence MTCSILLLITLTSCVCGSFPPAGTFVVNVTQSSYQAEENENITLEWTFTTKPDSSNSLYIYCELTTDRKASVLYHLHEGVEVPESQDGQFAGRVQCDRDVLREGRLRLHVSRLRTEDSGLYLCEVSTNDGSSIDKSRLNVTAARDRPEPERPNTESRGMIGLYSALGLIAAAVLGVCYCLFSHS
- the LOC122870303 gene encoding uncharacterized protein LOC122870303 isoform X6, encoding MTCSILLLITLTSCVCGSFPPAAGTFVVNVTQSSYQAEENENITLEWTFTTKPDSSNSLYIYCELTTDRKASVLYHLHEGVEVPESQDGQFAGRVQCDRDVLREGRLRLHVSRLRTEDSGLYLCEVSTNDGSSIDKSRLNVTAARDRPEPERPNTESRGMIGLYSALGLIAAAVLGVCYCLFSHS